The following proteins are encoded in a genomic region of Dyadobacter sp. UC 10:
- a CDS encoding dioxygenase family protein: protein MKALASFLVITISVTAGFAQNEKVGGPCEGCEAIYENTVPFEKLPSFVELPEVSWDGKKPMGINGTVFKADGTPARDVVLYLYHTNEKGVYPKKGDEKGWAKRHGYLRSWVKTDQKGQYKFGCLRPAPYPGGDEPAHIHATIKEPGINEYYIDEFVFSDDPLLTPEKRAKLENRGGSGIVQIHDVGNMYKGERNIYLGKNIPDYPVKK, encoded by the coding sequence ATGAAAGCGCTAGCGTCCTTTTTAGTGATAACGATTTCAGTAACAGCCGGTTTTGCGCAAAATGAAAAGGTAGGAGGTCCTTGCGAAGGCTGCGAGGCGATTTATGAAAATACGGTCCCTTTTGAAAAATTGCCCTCATTTGTTGAGCTCCCGGAGGTTAGCTGGGACGGAAAAAAGCCGATGGGTATTAATGGAACGGTATTCAAAGCGGATGGAACGCCGGCACGGGATGTCGTGCTGTACCTTTATCACACGAACGAAAAAGGCGTTTATCCTAAAAAAGGAGATGAAAAAGGCTGGGCCAAAAGGCACGGATATTTGCGTAGCTGGGTAAAAACGGACCAGAAAGGGCAATACAAATTCGGTTGCCTGCGTCCTGCACCTTACCCCGGCGGCGACGAACCCGCGCACATCCACGCTACCATCAAAGAACCGGGCATCAACGAATATTACATTGACGAATTCGTATTCTCCGATGACCCGCTCTTAACCCCCGAAAAGCGCGCGAAACTGGAAAACCGCGGCGGAAGCGGCATTGTACAGATCCACGACGTGGGCAATA
- a CDS encoding sensor histidine kinase encodes MKKPVSTLIQIGYWVLYGMLLAVLFFLLTLSQRQQMRFGNWCRIMAGFAVTPGVIGFYAFYCLLFPYYLRTKNLFSTLLLSLGVALLSALTGTAVLTLLFDTKFLDNDGIIGLIAVVLPLAFIALVNGSIGFIIKGFETWLRDMKLKEELDQKNYEMELALIKSQLDPHFLFNTINNIDILIEKESAKASAYLNKLSDIMRFMLYETKTNRILLTKELAYIEKYIALQKIRTANDNALTYIVDGDPGSRMIAPMLFIPFIENAFKHADLTTNGAVRIKFVLNESVVAFECDNLVKAGREAEKHTGGLGKQLMERRLELLYPGKYHLSTSLEGQHYRVKLTVDE; translated from the coding sequence ATGAAAAAACCAGTCAGCACATTGATTCAGATCGGTTACTGGGTGTTATATGGGATGCTTTTGGCCGTATTATTTTTCCTTTTGACTTTATCTCAAAGGCAGCAGATGCGCTTCGGTAATTGGTGCAGGATCATGGCTGGATTTGCGGTTACTCCGGGCGTAATAGGGTTTTATGCCTTTTATTGCCTGCTTTTTCCTTATTACCTGCGAACTAAAAATTTATTTTCCACATTGCTGTTGTCCCTCGGCGTTGCCCTCCTTTCTGCACTCACAGGCACCGCTGTGCTCACATTGCTTTTTGATACGAAATTTTTAGACAATGACGGCATAATCGGTCTCATTGCGGTGGTGCTCCCGCTGGCATTCATCGCCCTCGTGAACGGATCGATCGGTTTTATTATAAAAGGTTTCGAAACATGGTTGCGGGACATGAAGCTGAAAGAGGAGCTGGACCAAAAGAACTATGAAATGGAGCTCGCCCTGATCAAATCACAACTCGACCCGCATTTTCTTTTCAATACTATTAATAACATCGACATCCTGATCGAAAAGGAAAGCGCCAAAGCTTCTGCCTACCTGAACAAGCTTTCGGATATCATGCGGTTTATGTTGTACGAGACTAAAACAAACCGGATCCTCTTAACGAAAGAACTTGCTTATATTGAAAAGTATATTGCCCTGCAAAAAATACGGACTGCCAATGACAATGCATTGACATATATCGTCGACGGTGACCCCGGTTCCAGAATGATTGCCCCCATGTTATTCATTCCTTTTATTGAAAATGCATTTAAACATGCGGATTTAACCACCAATGGAGCTGTTCGGATTAAGTTTGTACTAAATGAAAGCGTTGTTGCATTCGAATGTGATAATCTGGTGAAAGCGGGCCGAGAGGCCGAGAAGCATACGGGCGGTCTCGGAAAGCAGCTGATGGAAAGGCGCCTGGAACTGCTCTACCCTGGAAAATATCATTTATCGACTAGCCTTGAAGGTCAACATTATCGGGTAAAACTAACGGTGGACGAATGA
- a CDS encoding sensor histidine kinase, whose amino-acid sequence MDFFDRNVKIPFSKREISVKYALLHAAYWLFITGFFIYEKRYLIYKASMPYFLLCVVGRILMLIVIAYLNLHFFLPNLLLKKRYLLYATAVFLSILGYLLMQSVFDFYLYGYVIGPMRNSDWVETLSYNFFSTLWYVGLMLALKLSLDWYEQQRVLQKITVEKLQAEVNFLRAQVNPHFLFNVLNNLYALTLKKSDLAPDVVLKLSEMMEYMLYDSDDSRVLLQKEIGYLNTYLELEKLRFGDHSDITLHVSGDINGQVIAPLLLLPLVENAMKHGVSRQNGTAWLHADLRVSKSSVKLDIENSKPAVVSPAGKGGIGLDNLRKRLNLLYPSRHTLNTEDKGNSFLVNLEIEF is encoded by the coding sequence ATGGACTTCTTTGACAGAAACGTCAAAATCCCGTTCTCAAAACGCGAGATATCCGTCAAATACGCGCTGCTCCATGCTGCTTACTGGCTATTCATCACCGGTTTTTTCATCTACGAAAAACGCTACCTGATCTATAAAGCCAGTATGCCTTATTTTTTGCTCTGTGTAGTGGGCCGGATTTTAATGCTGATCGTGATCGCCTATTTAAACCTCCATTTTTTCCTGCCCAACCTGCTGTTAAAGAAACGCTACTTGCTATACGCAACCGCCGTTTTTCTTTCGATATTGGGGTACCTGCTCATGCAGAGCGTTTTCGATTTTTACCTTTACGGCTACGTCATCGGCCCGATGCGCAACAGCGATTGGGTGGAAACATTGTCCTATAATTTTTTCAGTACACTTTGGTATGTCGGACTTATGCTCGCGCTGAAACTGAGCCTCGACTGGTACGAGCAGCAGCGCGTTTTACAGAAAATAACCGTTGAAAAATTGCAGGCCGAGGTCAATTTTCTGCGCGCTCAGGTGAACCCGCATTTCCTGTTCAATGTGCTGAATAATCTGTATGCGCTTACATTAAAAAAGTCGGATCTGGCGCCGGATGTGGTGCTGAAATTGTCCGAAATGATGGAGTATATGCTTTACGACAGCGATGATTCGCGCGTGCTGCTGCAAAAAGAGATTGGGTATCTGAACACTTACCTGGAATTGGAAAAACTGCGTTTTGGGGATCATTCCGACATTACCCTGCATGTCAGCGGGGATATAAACGGCCAGGTTATCGCCCCGTTACTTTTGCTTCCGCTCGTCGAAAATGCGATGAAACATGGCGTAAGCAGGCAAAATGGCACGGCCTGGCTCCATGCCGATCTCCGGGTGAGTAAGTCGTCTGTCAAACTGGATATTGAAAACAGCAAACCGGCTGTTGTTTCACCTGCGGGCAAGGGCGGCATCGGGCTGGACAATTTACGGAAACGGCTGAACCTGCTTTATCCCTCGAGACACACATTGAATACCGAAGACAAGGGAAATTCCTTCCTGGTTAATCTGGAAATTGAATTTTAG
- a CDS encoding LytR/AlgR family response regulator transcription factor — protein MKISCIIVEDEPLAMERTRGYVLRLPLLNLIGAFDKAENAFAFLKSNQVDLIFLDINLGALSGISMLESTRVESQVIITTAYHEFALKGFELSVTDYLLKPFTFERFMMAVDKASTRLAGKNLRDKQWIFVKTDNRLERIPLNEIFYIEGMRDYRRIHTTQKKIMTLQTFTDFEKEISAHTICRVHKSFMVSLDKIEIVEKEKVRVNNIYIPISATYRTQFLELIGK, from the coding sequence ATGAAAATCAGTTGCATTATCGTAGAAGATGAACCGCTTGCGATGGAACGGACAAGAGGTTACGTACTCCGCCTGCCCTTGTTGAACCTGATTGGCGCATTCGACAAGGCGGAAAATGCCTTTGCTTTTTTAAAATCCAATCAGGTCGACCTGATCTTCCTGGATATTAACCTGGGCGCACTTTCCGGGATCAGCATGCTGGAATCCACCCGCGTTGAAAGTCAGGTGATCATCACCACGGCCTATCATGAATTTGCATTAAAAGGCTTTGAATTAAGCGTTACCGATTATCTGCTCAAACCGTTTACCTTCGAAAGGTTCATGATGGCCGTAGATAAGGCGAGCACCAGGTTAGCCGGTAAAAACCTCCGTGACAAACAGTGGATCTTTGTCAAAACGGATAACCGTTTGGAGAGAATACCGCTGAACGAGATATTTTACATTGAAGGAATGCGGGACTATCGCAGGATCCATACTACCCAAAAGAAGATCATGACATTGCAGACCTTTACCGATTTTGAAAAAGAGATATCCGCGCACACCATTTGCCGGGTGCATAAGTCCTTTATGGTTTCTCTCGACAAAATCGAGATTGTGGAAAAAGAAAAAGTGAGGGTTAATAACATCTATATCCCAATTTCTGCGACCTACCGCACGCAATTTTTAGAGCTGATCGGTAAATAA
- a CDS encoding LytR/AlgR family response regulator transcription factor produces MLKCVIIDDEPLARGVVEGHLKRLDFIESIVQFGHASDAKKYLETNEADVLFLDIEMPEMTGIEFLKTLEQPPLTIFTTAYRDYAFEGFELGVIDFLLKPISFNRFTQAIEKARDFLALKDQNVNIEDNAGEMHGSVFVKSGVQRIRLQFDDVTHIQGLKDYAIIYTHSAKIVIKGSIKAMLDIFPKAAFLRVHKSFIVSIAKITLIEKNRIALNGHQIPIGRNFRNELEKAIGER; encoded by the coding sequence ATGCTAAAATGCGTGATCATTGACGACGAGCCGCTTGCGCGCGGAGTTGTGGAAGGACACTTAAAAAGGCTGGACTTTATTGAATCTATCGTGCAATTCGGCCATGCTTCGGACGCCAAAAAATATCTGGAAACAAACGAAGCCGACGTGCTTTTTCTGGATATTGAAATGCCGGAAATGACCGGGATTGAATTTCTTAAAACATTGGAACAACCACCCTTAACCATTTTTACGACGGCTTACCGGGATTATGCCTTCGAAGGTTTTGAACTGGGCGTCATTGATTTTCTGCTCAAACCGATCTCGTTCAACCGATTTACCCAGGCTATTGAAAAAGCAAGGGATTTTCTGGCATTGAAAGATCAGAATGTCAACATTGAGGATAACGCCGGTGAAATGCACGGATCTGTTTTTGTCAAAAGCGGCGTGCAGCGGATCAGGTTGCAATTTGATGACGTGACGCATATCCAGGGATTGAAAGACTACGCGATCATTTATACCCATTCGGCAAAAATCGTAATCAAAGGCTCCATTAAGGCGATGCTCGACATATTTCCAAAAGCCGCATTTCTTCGCGTCCACAAATCCTTTATTGTTTCCATCGCCAAAATCACCCTGATCGAAAAAAACCGGATCGCTCTGAACGGACATCAGATTCCTATAGGCCGAAATTTCAGGAATGAGCTCGAAAAAGCGATCGGTGAGCGGTGA